In one Candidatus Scalindua japonica genomic region, the following are encoded:
- a CDS encoding site-specific integrase — protein MSYLLLNTGLRLEELLSLEWSRVNLLRRTILIRETKNGSPKTLPLNKIALEVLNQRSRVKNLKNDLVFISCRGKKVNRNFLRKCFYDVLEEVGIENLWLHDLRHTFATRLAQAGVDLYKISKLLGHKDIRMTQRYAHHSLDSLRDGVEILESDYNLTTLGENKYSKGL, from the coding sequence ATGAGTTATCTTCTGCTTAATACTGGCTTACGATTGGAGGAATTACTTTCGCTTGAGTGGTCTAGGGTTAATCTATTAAGAAGGACAATTCTTATTCGAGAGACCAAGAATGGTAGCCCCAAAACGCTTCCGCTCAACAAGATTGCATTGGAGGTGCTTAATCAACGGTCAAGGGTAAAGAACTTAAAAAATGATCTTGTGTTCATTAGCTGTAGGGGCAAAAAGGTTAATAGGAATTTTCTTAGAAAATGCTTTTATGATGTGTTAGAGGAAGTAGGAATTGAGAACCTATGGTTGCACGATTTACGCCATACCTTTGCTACACGCTTAGCGCAGGCAGGTGTTGATCTTTATAAAATTTCCAAATTGCTGGGTCATAAGGATATTAGGATGACACAGCGATACGCACATCATTCTCTCGATAGCCTCCGAGATGGAGTAGAAATTTTAGAATCTGACTACAATCTGACTACATTGGGCGAAAATAAGTACTCTAAAGGCTTGTGA
- a CDS encoding alpha/beta hydrolase, with translation MIEERVHFNSDGLKLEGVLSYDENVMSPPLALLCSPHPHLGGDMENNVILSLGKVLAENGFAVLRFNYRGVGSSESKQCNIAEVYKYWEEILNNDDCSDAIVDAVSATKYLESTVGTNKIFIAGYSFGAIVGMMLSVDNTNIKAFASVSTPFSRVDIGFLSDCKKPKLFICADNDFATSLEDVEKGIQKISDPKILDIINDCDHFYIDKEIEIANKVLKFFNH, from the coding sequence ATGATTGAAGAACGCGTGCATTTTAACTCTGACGGTTTAAAGCTTGAGGGTGTTTTGTCATATGATGAAAACGTTATGAGCCCACCACTTGCTCTTTTGTGCTCACCTCACCCTCACCTTGGAGGTGATATGGAAAATAATGTTATCCTGTCGCTAGGTAAAGTACTGGCAGAAAATGGTTTTGCTGTGCTTCGGTTTAACTATCGCGGAGTTGGCAGTAGTGAGAGTAAGCAATGCAATATTGCGGAGGTATATAAGTATTGGGAAGAGATATTAAACAATGATGATTGTTCTGATGCTATTGTAGATGCTGTCTCTGCAACTAAATACCTGGAATCAACAGTTGGTACGAATAAGATATTTATTGCGGGATATTCATTTGGAGCAATTGTGGGGATGATGCTGAGTGTGGATAATACGAATATAAAGGCATTTGCTTCAGTCTCTACTCCTTTCAGTAGAGTTGATATCGGATTTCTCTCTGACTGCAAAAAGCCGAAGCTGTTCATTTGCGCGGACAATGATTTTGCAACATCACTTGAGGATGTAGAGAAAGGAATACAAAAGATTTCTGATCCAAAGATACTTGATATTATTAATGATTGTGATCACTTTTATATAGACAAAGAGATAGAAATTGCCAATAAGGTATTAAAGTTCTTTAACCATTAA
- a CDS encoding carbon storage regulator has product MLVLNRRFGESLIIRGDIKITAERISKKQVKICMKAPKGVIMKREKACKKIQVGNLLHSDSVLHNDSSIQNLLHHYRDNFLLKTAVGKILTVLFYWTSASAVEALNDNPGLIKEARFLID; this is encoded by the coding sequence ATGCTTGTTTTAAACAGGAGGTTTGGTGAAAGTTTAATAATCAGAGGTGATATAAAAATCACTGCTGAAAGAATAAGCAAGAAGCAAGTTAAAATATGTATGAAAGCTCCAAAAGGTGTAATCATGAAAAGAGAAAAAGCGTGTAAGAAAATTCAAGTTGGGAATTTGTTGCATTCTGATTCAGTTTTACATAATGATTCTTCGATTCAGAATCTTTTGCATCATTATCGTGATAATTTTTTATTAAAGACGGCAGTTGGGAAAATATTAACAGTTTTGTTTTATTGGACTTCTGCATCGGCAGTAGAAGCATTAAATGATAATCCTGGGTTAATAAAAGAGGCGAGGTTTCTCATAGACTAA
- a CDS encoding SBBP repeat-containing protein → MKCKIWLTFVLVVLGVVLFTGYKFVWQDGVASTVPVLTEPDNVFKAHVVETYGKLPLSFIQNDGQMDEKVEFYQRGNGHSTYFAKDGVYLQLLYSGPSDSINNEEDNNDITVTTHSPQTSTNTNLKSETIKLISLNSNNNPMIVSEGLQEGKVNFFRGNDPEKWKINITTYQAVVYKDIYDGIDMKYYGNNRQMEYDLIVKPGANPSTPLFSYEGIEGLRVTGNGELEIDLKQGTLIQKKPVIYQMINGKRIEIEGKFKLEPVGHDREEKLAYGFKVASYNRDHALIIDPVLAYSTYLGGSGGDQAYGIAVDTSGNAYVTGSTGSTDFPTASPIQGTYAGGGDIFVTKIDSSGTSLVYSTYLGGSRSDSSRSIAVDTSGNAYVTGSTISPDFPTASPIQGTYAGDRDVFVTKIDSSGTNLVYSTYLGGSGGDHPYGIAVDTSGNAYVTGHTVSTDFPTASPIQGTNAGRDDVFVTKIDSSGTSLVYSTYLGGWTYDSSGGIAVDTSGNAYVTGATDSPYFPTASPIQGTNAGGGDGFVTKLSSGGTSCPLNLILNHDSSGQALLRRYRDESLSKTNVGKLLTMLFYIVSAKAVETLNDNPELIKEAEHLIDANKYAVTEVLGGREGIVYNTDEIASFLSDYAKESPPLLKAILNVIRKFMLKKKESGKLFFSFRLE, encoded by the coding sequence ATGAAATGCAAAATCTGGCTCACATTTGTATTGGTGGTATTGGGAGTTGTTCTATTTACTGGTTACAAATTTGTATGGCAAGACGGAGTTGCGAGTACTGTTCCAGTACTTACCGAACCTGACAATGTGTTCAAAGCGCACGTAGTAGAAACCTACGGCAAATTACCTCTCTCCTTTATCCAAAATGACGGTCAGATGGATGAAAAGGTTGAGTTTTATCAGAGAGGCAACGGCCATAGCACATACTTTGCGAAAGATGGTGTCTATCTGCAATTATTATATAGTGGTCCATCAGACTCTATAAATAATGAAGAAGATAATAATGATATAACTGTAACAACTCACAGTCCACAGACATCGACAAACACAAATCTAAAATCTGAAACTATAAAGCTCATTTCCCTGAATTCCAATAATAACCCGATGATAGTATCTGAAGGTTTACAGGAGGGTAAGGTAAACTTCTTCAGAGGCAATGATCCTGAAAAATGGAAGATTAACATTACCACCTATCAGGCCGTGGTCTACAAAGATATTTATGATGGCATAGACATGAAGTATTATGGGAATAACCGGCAGATGGAGTATGATCTTATTGTCAAACCTGGTGCTAATCCGTCCACACCTTTGTTTTCCTATGAAGGAATAGAGGGGTTGCGGGTTACAGGCAATGGAGAACTTGAGATAGATCTCAAGCAGGGAACGTTGATTCAGAAAAAACCGGTCATCTACCAGATGATTAACGGCAAGCGGATAGAAATCGAAGGTAAGTTTAAGCTTGAACCGGTTGGCCATGACAGGGAAGAGAAGCTTGCTTATGGGTTTAAGGTAGCCAGCTATAATAGAGATCATGCACTTATCATAGACCCAGTCCTCGCTTACTCTACTTATTTAGGAGGAAGCGGGGGCGATCAAGCCTATGGCATTGCGGTAGATACCTCTGGAAACGCTTATGTTACAGGATCTACAGGCTCCACCGATTTTCCAACCGCCTCACCCATCCAGGGAACTTACGCGGGAGGTGGAGACATCTTTGTAACCAAGATAGATAGTTCAGGCACCAGCCTGGTCTACTCTACTTATTTAGGAGGAAGTCGTTCTGATTCCAGCCGTAGCATTGCCGTGGATACCTCTGGAAACGCTTATGTTACAGGATCTACAATCTCCCCCGATTTTCCAACTGCCTCACCCATCCAGGGAACTTACGCGGGGGATCGGGACGTCTTTGTAACCAAGATAGATAGTTCAGGCACCAATCTGGTCTACTCTACTTATTTAGGAGGAAGTGGGGGTGATCACCCCTATGGCATTGCGGTAGATACCTCTGGAAACGCTTATGTTACAGGACATACAGTCTCCACCGATTTTCCAACTGCCTCTCCCATCCAGGGAACTAACGCGGGTCGTGATGACGTCTTTGTAACCAAGATAGATAGTTCAGGCACCAGCTTGGTCTACTCTACTTATTTAGGAGGATGGACTTATGATTCTAGCGGTGGCATTGCCGTGGATACCTCTGGAAACGCTTATGTTACAGGAGCTACAGACTCCCCCTACTTTCCAACTGCCTCTCCCATCCAGGGAACTAACGCGGGGGGTGGAGACGGCTTTGTGACAAAGTTATCTAGCGGTGGGACATCATGTCCACTAAATTTAATATTAAATCACGACTCTTCTGGTCAGGCACTCTTGAGGCGTTATCGAGATGAGTCTTTATCAAAGACAAACGTCGGAAAACTATTAACGATGTTATTCTATATAGTCTCTGCGAAGGCAGTAGAGACACTAAATGATAATCCTGAGTTGATAAAGGAAGCGGAGCATCTCATTGATGCCAATAAATATGCAGTTACTGAGGTCCTTGGCGGAAGAGAAGGTATTGTCTACAACACAGATGAAATTGCCTCCTTCTTGAGTGATTATGCTAAAGAGTCACCACCCCTCTTAAAGGCGATATTGAATGTTATCAGGAAATTTATGCTTAAGAAGAAAGAGAGTGGAAAACTGTTCTTTAGCTTCAGGTTGGAATAG
- a CDS encoding transposase has protein sequence MNKDIKEFFLNSTHITHRKYEAMRALCVEKIKAKDVAKRFGYSPFSINAMKRDFVNAIKNNQIDSRHFFVTKNPGRNPDADKAQLKVKIIRLRKQNYSILDIKSALQAEGNRVSHDYIDRVLSAEGFARLPKRTQIERKLQFSKIIKAPRSHSIDWNIDKGQLFHSERGIGILPFLPLLARLCVDQWIEFAEYPGTSELSSVQNVLPFIALKLAGHNRYSQDDLWAMDRGFGLFSGLNVLPKDGTLSSYSYRTDRHMNRRFLKAMFEQLKKLRLLSSQVNMDFTAIPHWGDASVLENNWSGKYGKRLKSVLSVLCQDPDTGIFCYSNAEIRHRNEAECVLEFVDFWKDGGRKPSCLIFDSKFTTYENLEKLDKDKIKFITLRRRSKKLLAELHKIPDEEWSSTKVEGPSRKHMRLKIHESEILLNKTTRYFRQIAVSGNGHEKEAFILTNDRKRTASQIIRQYGKRWNVEKGISEQIEFFHLNKLSSSIVVKVDFDLTMTIAAHNFYRVIAMDLAGFENETSGSLSSKFFDNGGQFKIENDSIIVEMKKKRHLQILMEAIKKYKNIKIPWLEKRKIKYRLWTTS, from the coding sequence ATGAATAAGGACATAAAGGAGTTCTTTTTAAATTCTACTCATATAACTCACAGGAAATACGAAGCAATGAGAGCTTTGTGTGTTGAAAAGATCAAGGCAAAGGATGTTGCAAAAAGATTCGGCTATTCGCCTTTTAGTATCAATGCGATGAAACGGGATTTTGTAAATGCTATAAAAAATAACCAAATTGATTCCAGGCATTTCTTTGTAACAAAAAATCCCGGACGAAATCCGGATGCAGATAAAGCACAATTGAAGGTTAAAATAATTCGATTGCGTAAACAAAATTATTCCATACTTGATATAAAAAGTGCTCTTCAGGCAGAAGGAAACAGAGTTTCCCATGATTATATTGATCGCGTACTCTCAGCAGAAGGATTTGCTCGTTTACCCAAGCGGACACAAATTGAGAGAAAACTCCAATTCTCCAAAATAATTAAAGCTCCGCGAAGCCATTCTATTGACTGGAACATTGATAAAGGTCAGTTGTTTCATTCTGAAAGAGGAATAGGTATTCTTCCCTTTCTTCCGCTTTTAGCACGACTATGTGTTGATCAGTGGATTGAGTTTGCGGAGTATCCTGGAACTTCTGAACTCTCCAGTGTTCAAAACGTGTTGCCTTTTATTGCCCTGAAGCTTGCTGGTCATAATCGTTATAGCCAAGACGACCTGTGGGCTATGGACAGAGGATTTGGGCTTTTCAGCGGTCTTAATGTGTTACCTAAAGATGGAACATTATCCAGCTATTCGTATCGAACGGATCGTCACATGAACCGAAGATTTTTAAAAGCTATGTTTGAACAACTAAAAAAGTTGAGGCTGTTAAGCAGTCAAGTGAACATGGACTTTACTGCTATTCCTCATTGGGGTGACGCCAGTGTTCTGGAAAATAATTGGTCAGGAAAATATGGCAAAAGACTAAAGAGCGTTTTATCCGTACTTTGCCAAGATCCGGATACCGGCATCTTTTGTTACTCTAATGCGGAGATAAGGCATCGTAATGAAGCAGAGTGCGTGTTGGAGTTTGTTGATTTTTGGAAAGACGGAGGCAGGAAACCGTCTTGTTTGATTTTTGATTCTAAATTTACAACCTACGAAAATTTAGAAAAACTTGATAAGGATAAGATAAAATTTATTACCCTTCGCAGAAGAAGCAAAAAGCTTTTGGCAGAATTACATAAAATACCGGATGAGGAGTGGAGTAGTACCAAAGTCGAAGGTCCAAGCCGTAAGCATATGAGATTAAAGATTCATGAATCAGAAATACTGCTCAACAAAACAACAAGATATTTCAGGCAAATTGCCGTGTCAGGCAATGGTCATGAAAAAGAGGCATTTATCTTAACCAATGATAGAAAGCGTACTGCCTCACAAATAATCAGACAATATGGAAAACGTTGGAATGTAGAAAAAGGAATTTCAGAGCAAATAGAGTTTTTTCACCTTAACAAACTCTCATCGTCCATAGTGGTAAAGGTGGATTTTGATTTAACGATGACTATAGCGGCACATAATTTCTACCGCGTAATTGCTATGGATCTTGCTGGGTTTGAGAATGAAACATCAGGAAGTTTAAGCAGTAAGTTTTTTGACAATGGAGGTCAATTCAAAATTGAGAACGATTCCATAATAGTGGAGATGAAAAAGAAAAGGCATCTTCAAATTTTAATGGAAGCTATCAAGAAATATAAAAATATAAAAATCCCTTGGCTGGAAAAAAGAAAAATTAAATACCGTCTATGGACAACATCATAA
- a CDS encoding carbon storage regulator, which produces MLVLIRTPGEGLLIEDKITIEKINKSKTKIGIEAPKDVVVCREEVVRVINEENELSSA; this is translated from the coding sequence ATGCTTGTACTGATAAGGACGCCAGGTGAAGGTTTACTAATCGAAGATAAAATAACAATTGAGAAAATAAATAAGAGCAAAACCAAGATAGGAATTGAAGCACCCAAGGACGTGGTTGTTTGCAGGGAGGAAGTGGTTAGAGTAATCAATGAGGAAAATGAGTTATCTTCTGCTTAA